The nucleotide sequence GGTCAGGGCGGTGACCTGCGGGGATATGAAACCGGCAAATACCGTGACAAAATGATGTGGGCGGCACAAACCGAATATCGTTATCGCTTTACCGACCGCTGGGGCGGTGTCGCCTTTGCCGGCGCCGGACAACTTGCACCCAAAGTTTCCGAATTTGACGGCGCGGCTTTTCTAGGCAGCGGTGGACTGGGTTTGCGATTTCGCCTTGCTCAGAAAAACCCGGTCGACTTCCGTTTTGACACGGCCTATGGCGACCAAAAAATCAGTTATTACTTCAGTGTCGGACAATCATTTTAGTAAACTTCCGGAGGCTTGACGTGAATTACATCATCTGGATCATGGCCATTGCATCACTTCTGATCTGCGTTCGCAGTCAGGCAGAACCGCCAACCGAAGAAAGTCCGCGCGTTCTGGAGCCCGGCAACACCATTCAGGGGAAACCCTATCCTGCCTATCACCCCGACAACAACCGTGAAAAAACCTGGGACCATGCGCTGCCTTTTTTAGGCCAACGGGTTATCGACAAAGGCTTCAGCCTGCCTTTGCCTTACGGGGTCAGTCTGATCTTCTTTCATCAAAACCAGGGGTTCAGCATTGAATCCATGGAAGTCGCATTTCGACCGGATGTTCCTTATAAAAATATCGATTTCATCGACTTTTCAGGATCAAAAGTCGACAACACCAGCTGGCAAACCAAATTGGATGCGTGGATCTTTCCTTTTTTGAATGCCTTTGTCACTTTGGGTTCCGTCAAAGGAACCGGAACAGTTCCCATTTCAATTGCCAAAGCAGACCTGTATGACTTTTTCACCCCGAACCTTTGTTCTGGCGGGTCTCCGCCCGCCTTTTGTGAAGGTTATTTTTCAGCGACCGCACCCATTGACTATAACGGCTTCAACTATGGCGTGGGTCTTTTACTGGCTGGTGGATATCAGGACTGGTTCTTTGCAGCCCCCATGACCTATGTCATCACCAACGTGAACGTTTCCGATGATGACATCACAGCGTTCAGCTTTATCCCGCGGGTTGGTTACAACTATCGCACACCCCGCAGTGGCAAATTCGGTTTCTATGTCGGCGCAAATTATCTGAATACGAAAGTGAATCTGACCGGCCACTATTCACTGCCCTTGGCCGGGGATCCGAACGTGGGAGAAGACGTGACCGTCCGCTATCGTATGAGCCAGCAGCCTTTGGACAAATGGAATGCCCTGGCCGGAGTCAACTGGGAGCTCAGCGCTGAATGGTCCGCAGTTCTGGAGCTGGGCTTTTCAGACAACAAAGAGAATCAGACCCTGAACGTCAACTATCGCTTTTAAGGAAATAAAATGCTGATTCTTTTTCTGGCCATCGCTTCTTTGTTTGGCGCATCTTCGAAAGACACTCTGCATACGCCCAGTCCTTTTCATGTGACACTGGAAATGAGCCTGCTGGAAATGCGCGGGGGCAGTGATTCGGATTCTTACGCCGCCAGCCTTGATGCCGGCTACGACCTGGATGCAGGAAAGATCTCATTGTACGGACATTTTCTGCGCACCAAAGACAATGGCATCGAAAATAACAGAAACTGGCTGGGTGGTTTTCGTCTGGAAAGAAATTTGAACCTGACTGAAACCCGGGGCTATTATTTTCACCAGATGGAATCTGATCCCTATGCTGGCATCATTCAACGTGACAGTGACGAAGTCGGCGTTCAGCAAAGACTTGTCGAAAACGGACAAAACCTGTGGCTGGTGGAAGCCGGAATTCGGTATATGAAGGTCAATCCCTTGAATACATCCAACCGCTTTCAGACCGCCGCGCGTCTGCATTCCTTTTACCAAAGAAAACTGACAGCCCGGCTGAGCGCCGAAGTCTGGGCCGAATATATTCCCAATTTTACTGATGCAGGAATGGATCTTGCCAATGCCGAGATCGGATTGGGTTCGTCTTTAAGTCCGCAGCTTTTTGTAAAGCTGGGTTATCTTTTGCAGTACCAGCGCCAGCCTTTTGCCAGTCTTGAAAACACGAGTTCCCTGACAACCTTGAATCTTATTGCCAGCTACTAGACGGAGGACAGAAATGAAAAAAAACCTGCTCTTCATTGCCGCGACGCTGATTGTTTTCGCCGGGCCCCGCTCCTGGGGAAATGTGTTCGTTGATCCCGAGGACGGCTATCTGGATGCCAGCCGTTGGCTGCTGGAACACAGTGGATTTTTGCCGGTGCCGATTATCATCACTGAACCAGCCGTGGGTTTTGGCGGTGGGCTGGCTTTGATTTTCATGGATAAAAGTTCCGAAGCCGCACGACCGGGTCATTTTGCTCCGCCCACGATCAAAGGGGTTGCCGCTTTTGCCACAGACAACGGCAGCGCCGGGGGCGCTGGCTTCTATGTGCGAAACTGGGACAAAGACCGCTGGAGATACATGGGCGCGCTTGGCACGGCCGGAATGAATTTGAACTTTTATGGTTCCGGAGGATTTCCAGGATCGGAAGACTTAAAAATGGAATACAGTCTGGATGGTTTTTTTCTGTTGCAGGATCTGCGTCACCGACTTGGTGAAAGCAACTGGTTTCTGGGCGCGCGCTACATGTATTCAGATCTGAAAGCGACCTTTGAAGGCGGCAACCTG is from Bdellovibrio bacteriovorus str. Tiberius and encodes:
- a CDS encoding DUF481 domain-containing protein, whose protein sequence is MLILFLAIASLFGASSKDTLHTPSPFHVTLEMSLLEMRGGSDSDSYAASLDAGYDLDAGKISLYGHFLRTKDNGIENNRNWLGGFRLERNLNLTETRGYYFHQMESDPYAGIIQRDSDEVGVQQRLVENGQNLWLVEAGIRYMKVNPLNTSNRFQTAARLHSFYQRKLTARLSAEVWAEYIPNFTDAGMDLANAEIGLGSSLSPQLFVKLGYLLQYQRQPFASLENTSSLTTLNLIASY